In the genome of Fructilactobacillus hinvesii, the window ATACGTATCAACCACTTCACCGTGCTTGATTTCTTTTGGTTGAAACTGCACTCCCTTTGCCTCTAATTCCGCAATTTTGGCTTCGTCGTCCGGACCATAAAGGGTAATTGCCGTACCAGGCATTCCGTTTCGGCCAGTTCGTCCGACCCGATGCACAAAGTATTCTGAATCAGCCGGTAAATCATCATTAATCACTAACGAAACTCCAGTAATATCAATTCCCCGAGCCGCCAGGTCGGTAGCCACCACGTACTGGAAGTCCAGGTTTTGAATTTGTTTCATTACCCGTTTTCTAACTCGAGGCTGCATCCCGCCATGAAGTTTGGCCACCTTTAATCCTTGTCCTTGCAAGTACTTATCAAGTTCATCAGCTCGTTCTCTAGTATTGGCAAAAACCAGAGCTAAATAGGGATTTCCCATGGTTAACAGTTGGAAAATAAGGCGATTCTTATCCTGTCCTTTAGTTGAAATTAACCAGTTTGAAACATCGGCATTAATTACGTGTTCAGTAGGAATGTCCGTAATGACCGGATTTTTTAGGTACTTTTGCAAGAATGGTTTTAATTTGGGTGGGATGGTAGCTGAGAAAACCATCATCTGCAGGTCTTTTGCCATTCGAGCTGCAATTTGGTCGACTTCTGCTAAAAAGCCCAAATCTAAGGTCATGTCAGCTTCATCAATTACGAGTCGGTGAGCAGCGTTAATCTCTAATTTACCACTCTTAACGATATCTAGAATCCGCCCGGGGGTCCCCACTACCACTTGGGGCTGTTCCCGTTCCAGTTTTTCAAGCTGCCGTTCTTTGTCCGTTCCTCCCACGTAATTTTCCACGTGAATTACATCGGGACTAAACTGGGCTAGTTGTTTAATGTTTTCGTAAATCTGGTATGCCAATTCCCGACTTGGTGTTGTAATCACCACTTGCGGTTGCTGGTTTTTAGGATCCAGTTGATCAAACAATGGTAGTAAGAAGGCGTGAGTCTTCCCACTTCCGGTTGCTGACTTTCCCACGATACTCTTTCCATGTTGAATCGTAGGAATCACCTGCGCC includes:
- a CDS encoding DEAD/DEAH box helicase, which produces MSASFTDYHFQPFIMEAIQALGFRRPTPIQAQVIPTIQHGKSIVGKSATGSGKTHAFLLPLFDQLDPKNQQPQVVITTPSRELAYQIYENIKQLAQFSPDVIHVENYVGGTDKERQLEKLEREQPQVVVGTPGRILDIVKSGKLEINAAHRLVIDEADMTLDLGFLAEVDQIAARMAKDLQMMVFSATIPPKLKPFLQKYLKNPVITDIPTEHVINADVSNWLISTKGQDKNRLIFQLLTMGNPYLALVFANTRERADELDKYLQGQGLKVAKLHGGMQPRVRKRVMKQIQNLDFQYVVATDLAARGIDITGVSLVINDDLPADSEYFVHRVGRTGRNGMPGTAITLYGPDDEAKIAELEAKGVQFQPKEIKHGEVVDTYDRRRRQQYRGHHDRLDGSTLGMIKKKKKNVKPGYKKKIKRAIKIKDQQNRKVELRQQIRAKKKQKKRSSQRYQ